A single Streptomyces sannanensis DNA region contains:
- a CDS encoding CGNR zinc finger domain-containing protein, producing MELAHYSDYAVRLVNSEEPTRGKDSLTSVEAVRALFGASSQAARRATDADVTRFRNVRTRLRAVFEAADGGDETLAVDLLNSLLLEFPVSPQVAGHDYRDDDGRPIWHMHLAEHPSNATAGYAAIAAMGLAFHLTEHGVDRLGLCQAAPCRNAYLDTSTNRSRRYCSDRCATRANVAAYRARKRLETERSASTGRTADTAHEMTVGTDR from the coding sequence GTGGAACTGGCCCATTACTCGGACTATGCAGTGCGTCTGGTCAACAGCGAGGAGCCGACCCGGGGCAAGGACTCCCTCACCTCCGTCGAGGCGGTCCGCGCCCTCTTCGGCGCCTCCTCCCAGGCCGCGCGCCGCGCCACGGACGCGGACGTCACCCGCTTCCGGAACGTACGGACCCGTCTTCGGGCGGTGTTCGAAGCCGCCGACGGCGGGGACGAGACCCTCGCCGTCGACCTGCTGAACTCACTCCTGCTCGAGTTCCCGGTCAGCCCGCAGGTCGCCGGCCACGACTACCGGGACGATGACGGACGCCCCATCTGGCACATGCACCTCGCCGAGCACCCCTCCAACGCCACCGCCGGCTATGCCGCCATAGCGGCCATGGGACTCGCCTTCCACCTCACCGAACACGGTGTGGACCGGCTCGGCCTGTGCCAGGCAGCACCCTGCCGCAACGCCTACCTCGACACCTCGACGAACCGCTCGCGCCGCTACTGCTCCGACCGCTGCGCCACCCGCGCCAACGTCGCCGCCTACCGCGCCCGCAAGCGCCTCGAGACCGAACGGTCCGCGAGCACCGGCCGCACCGCCGACACCGCCCACGAGATGACCGTAGGCACCGACCGCTGA
- a CDS encoding class I SAM-dependent methyltransferase produces MAETTVSTDWQAWQQSWDRQQEWYMPDREERFRVMLDMVESFVGPEPRVLDLACGTGSITDRLLRRFPKATSTGVDLDPALLAIAEGTFEGDDRVSFVTADLKDPEWASKLPYGSYDAVLTATALHWLRNEPLAVLYGQVAGLVRDGGVFMNADHMKDEGTPRINAAERAHRHAGRDRAKAAGALDWAEWWQLAAKDPVLAEPTARRFEIYGEHADGETPSADWHARTLREAGFDEARTVWRSPSDALVLAVK; encoded by the coding sequence ATGGCGGAGACAACGGTAAGCACCGACTGGCAGGCCTGGCAGCAGAGCTGGGACCGGCAGCAGGAGTGGTACATGCCCGACCGCGAGGAGCGGTTCCGGGTGATGCTCGACATGGTCGAGTCCTTCGTCGGCCCCGAGCCGAGGGTCCTCGACCTCGCGTGCGGTACGGGAAGTATCACGGACCGGCTGCTCCGCCGGTTCCCGAAGGCGACGAGCACCGGAGTCGACCTGGACCCGGCCCTGCTGGCCATCGCCGAGGGCACCTTCGAAGGTGACGACCGGGTCAGCTTCGTCACGGCGGATCTGAAGGACCCGGAGTGGGCCTCGAAGCTGCCGTACGGCTCGTACGACGCCGTACTCACCGCCACCGCGCTGCACTGGCTGCGTAATGAGCCGCTCGCGGTCCTCTACGGCCAGGTGGCGGGCCTGGTCCGGGACGGCGGCGTCTTCATGAACGCCGACCATATGAAGGACGAGGGCACCCCCCGGATCAACGCGGCCGAGCGTGCCCACCGGCACGCCGGCAGGGACCGGGCCAAGGCCGCGGGCGCGCTCGACTGGGCCGAGTGGTGGCAGCTGGCCGCGAAGGACCCGGTGCTGGCGGAGCCCACGGCCAGGCGCTTCGAGATCTACGGTGAGCACGCGGACGGCGAGACCCCGTCCGCGGACTGGCACGCGCGGACCCTTCGCGAGGCGGGCTTCGACGAGGCGCGCACGGTGTGGCGCTCGCCCTCGGACGCGCTGGTGCTGGCGGTCAAGTAA
- a CDS encoding amino acid ABC transporter ATP-binding protein codes for MTPMVKAEGVHKSYGAAHILKGIDLEVNNGEVFCLIGPSGSGKSTFLRCINHLEKINGGRLYVDGELVGYRQKGDKLYELKDSEVALKRRDIGMVFQRFNLFPHMTALANVMEAPMQVKGETKAVARERALKLLDRVGLGDKAGNYPSQLSGGQQQRVAIARALAMQPKLMLFDEPTSALDPELVGDVLDVMRDLAEDGMTMVVVTHEMGFAREVGDSLVFMDGGVVVESGHPRDVLTNPQHDRTKAFLSKVL; via the coding sequence ATGACCCCGATGGTGAAGGCCGAAGGCGTCCACAAGTCCTACGGCGCAGCCCACATCCTCAAGGGCATCGACCTCGAGGTGAACAACGGAGAGGTGTTCTGCCTGATCGGCCCGTCCGGTTCCGGCAAGTCCACCTTCCTCCGGTGCATCAACCACCTGGAGAAGATCAACGGCGGTCGGCTCTACGTCGACGGCGAGCTGGTCGGGTACCGCCAGAAGGGCGACAAGCTCTACGAGCTCAAGGACAGCGAGGTCGCCCTGAAGCGCCGGGACATCGGCATGGTCTTCCAGCGCTTCAACCTCTTCCCGCACATGACGGCCCTCGCGAACGTCATGGAAGCCCCGATGCAGGTGAAGGGCGAGACCAAGGCCGTTGCCCGAGAGCGGGCGCTGAAGCTGCTCGACCGGGTCGGCCTGGGCGACAAGGCCGGGAACTACCCGTCCCAGCTCTCCGGCGGCCAGCAGCAGCGCGTCGCGATCGCCCGTGCGCTCGCGATGCAGCCGAAGCTGATGCTGTTCGACGAGCCGACCTCGGCGCTCGACCCGGAGCTCGTCGGTGACGTCCTCGACGTCATGCGCGACCTCGCGGAGGACGGCATGACGATGGTCGTGGTCACCCACGAGATGGGCTTCGCCCGTGAGGTCGGCGACTCGCTGGTCTTCATGGACGGCGGCGTGGTGGTCGAGTCCGGCCACCCGCGTGACGTTCTGACGAACCCGCAGCACGACCGCACGAAGGCGTTCCTGTCGAAGGTCCTCTGA
- a CDS encoding amino acid ABC transporter permease, giving the protein MTDIKKTDRPSPAAPESIRAIPVRHYGRYVAALVAIALFAAIVSAFAGGKINWGAVPDYFFDKRILDGVGQTLLLTLLSMAIGVAGGVVLAVMRLSKNPVTSSIAWFYIWFFRGTPVLVQLFVWFNLGLVFEYINLGPIYKDEWSDFMTPFLTALLGLGLNEAAYMAEICRAGLLAVDEGQTEAAHALGMSHGKTLRRIVIPQAMRVIVPPTGNEVINMLKTTSLVSAVQYYELLRYAQDIGQTSGSPVEMLFLAAAWYLILTSVLSVGQYYLERYYARGSTRSLPPTPWQKVTSTLGTFRRPEVAR; this is encoded by the coding sequence GTGACTGACATCAAGAAGACGGACAGGCCGTCACCTGCCGCGCCGGAGAGCATAAGGGCCATCCCGGTCCGGCACTACGGGCGCTATGTCGCGGCGCTCGTCGCCATCGCCCTGTTCGCCGCGATCGTCTCCGCCTTCGCGGGGGGCAAGATCAACTGGGGTGCGGTCCCCGATTACTTCTTCGACAAGCGCATCCTCGACGGTGTGGGCCAGACCCTCCTGCTCACCCTGCTGTCCATGGCCATCGGTGTGGCCGGCGGCGTCGTCCTCGCGGTGATGCGTCTGTCGAAGAACCCGGTGACCTCGTCGATCGCCTGGTTCTACATCTGGTTCTTCCGCGGTACCCCGGTCCTCGTCCAGTTGTTCGTCTGGTTCAACCTCGGCCTGGTCTTCGAGTACATCAACCTCGGTCCGATCTACAAGGACGAGTGGTCCGACTTCATGACGCCGTTCCTGACGGCGCTGCTCGGACTCGGCCTCAACGAGGCCGCCTACATGGCCGAGATCTGCCGGGCCGGCCTGCTGGCCGTCGACGAGGGTCAGACCGAGGCCGCCCACGCCCTCGGCATGAGCCACGGCAAGACCCTGCGCCGCATCGTGATCCCGCAGGCGATGCGCGTGATCGTGCCGCCCACGGGCAACGAGGTCATCAATATGCTGAAGACGACCTCCCTTGTCTCCGCGGTGCAGTACTACGAACTGCTCCGCTACGCCCAGGACATCGGCCAGACCTCGGGTTCCCCGGTGGAGATGCTGTTCCTCGCGGCCGCCTGGTACCTGATCCTGACCTCGGTCCTCAGCGTCGGCCAGTACTACCTGGAGCGTTACTACGCACGCGGCTCGACCCGCAGCCTGCCGCCCACACCCTGGCAGAAAGTCACGTCGACCCTCGGTACGTTCCGTCGCCCGGAGGTGGCCCGATGA
- a CDS encoding ABC transporter substrate-binding protein, with protein sequence MTASTTRRSTAAKSRLAAVGALAVAGAVLLTACGNQTEEGSKKTGGESAAASKAPLFAKLPKSIQDSGVIKVGSDIAYAPVEFKDGSGKTVGIDPDIADALGKELGVKFEFQNGTFDTLITGLRSKRYDMAMSAMTDTKDRQEGVDSATGKKVGEGVDFVDYFTAGVSIYTRKGDDKGITTWADLCGKKIVVQRGTVSHDLAKAEDAKCQKAKKGKISIEAFDTDQQAQTRLRSGGADAGSSDFPVAAYAVQTSGGGKDFQLVGEQVDAAPYGIAVAKSNTQLRDALQAALDAIVKNGEYKKILDKWGVPAGAVTEAKINGGS encoded by the coding sequence ATGACCGCAAGCACCACCCGCCGCTCGACCGCCGCCAAGTCCCGACTTGCTGCGGTCGGCGCCCTCGCGGTCGCCGGCGCCGTACTGCTGACCGCCTGCGGCAACCAGACCGAGGAAGGCTCCAAGAAGACCGGCGGCGAGTCGGCAGCGGCCTCCAAGGCACCCCTCTTCGCCAAGCTGCCGAAGTCGATCCAGGACTCGGGCGTCATCAAGGTCGGCTCCGACATCGCCTACGCCCCCGTCGAGTTCAAGGACGGCTCCGGCAAGACCGTCGGCATCGACCCGGACATCGCGGACGCGCTCGGCAAGGAGCTGGGGGTGAAGTTCGAGTTCCAGAACGGCACCTTCGACACCCTGATCACCGGTCTGCGTTCCAAGCGGTACGACATGGCCATGTCCGCCATGACGGACACCAAGGACCGCCAGGAGGGTGTCGACTCCGCGACCGGCAAGAAGGTCGGCGAGGGCGTCGACTTCGTCGACTACTTCACCGCCGGTGTGTCGATCTACACCAGGAAGGGTGACGACAAGGGCATCACCACCTGGGCCGACCTGTGCGGCAAGAAGATCGTCGTCCAGCGCGGCACCGTCTCGCACGACCTCGCCAAGGCCGAGGACGCCAAGTGCCAGAAGGCCAAGAAGGGCAAGATCTCCATCGAGGCCTTCGACACCGACCAGCAGGCCCAGACCCGGCTGCGCTCCGGTGGCGCCGACGCCGGCTCCTCGGACTTCCCGGTCGCCGCGTACGCCGTGCAGACCTCCGGCGGCGGCAAGGACTTCCAGCTGGTCGGCGAGCAGGTCGACGCCGCTCCGTACGGCATCGCCGTCGCCAAGTCCAACACCCAGCTGCGCGACGCGCTGCAGGCCGCTCTCGACGCGATCGTCAAGAACGGCGAGTACAAGAAGATCCTCGACAAGTGGGGTGTCCCGGCCGGTGCCGTGACCGAGGCCAAGATCAACGGCGGCTCCTGA